CTCTGGTGATACACGGGCGAACACCGACACTTCATCCACTATTTCTTCCAGTTCATGCACTTCCATTGCGTTTAATTCTTTTCCATCCATGACGCGGTCTTTATTTTTCAAGATGCCCAGCTGTTTGGCAATGGCTTTCGCCGTCAGAACATGGTCGCCGGTGATCATGACCGTCTTGATCCCGGCAGCACGACACTCTTTCACCGCCTGCTTCACCTCAGGTCTCGGAGGATCGATCATCCCTTGTAAACCGATGAAGGTCACCCCTTCTTCCACGTCCTCCTCCACCAACGCTTCAACAGCACGTTCCTTGATCGGTTTATATGCAATCGCAATGTTTCGTAATGCGTTAGATGACATCTCACTGATGGCACCTTCCACTTTTTCGGTGACCTCTGGTGATTTCGGCTGAAGTCTTCCCTCCCACAGGATCGATTCGCTTTTCCCGACCAATACGTCAGGAGCTCCTTTCGTTACGGAGAAATGCTTTCCATTCTGGTCGACCACGATGATACTCATCATCTTCCTTGTGGAATCAAAAGGGAACTCTTTGACAATCGTGAATTTTTTCTGCAATGATTCCCTGGAAAGCCCGGCCTTTAACCCTGCTACAAGAAGGGCCCCTTCCGTGGGGTCACCATCGACGATAAAGGTTTTTTCACGGGTTACAAGCTCTGCATGATTGCACAGCATCCCGAAAGTCAACAGTTGCTGCAGTGCATTCTCACTGTGAGGCGTCACCCGTTTTTCCCCGGTATAAAATTGGCCGTCTGGTTCATAGCCTGTGCCGGTGACGGTCCACGTCCTTCCTCCACTCCACAGATGGGTGACCGTCATCTTGTTCTGTGTCAAGGTTCCGGTTTTATCAGAACAAATCACCGATGCACAGCCTAATGTTTCCACTGCCGGCAGCTTTCGGACGATGGCTTTCTTCTTGATCATCCTTTGAACACCAAGAGAAAGGGCAACCGTCACAATGGCAGGCAACCCTTCAGGTATGGCTGCTACGGCCAATGAAACCCCGGCTAAGAACATCGTATACATATCATGGCCCTGGATCACGCCGATCCCTACCACCAATCCCGTCAGTACAAGTGCAACCGTAATGAGGATCTTCCCTAACTCTTCCAGTCTTCTCTGAAGAGGGGTCGTCATGGTTTCTGCGTTTTGAATCATATCGGCAATTTGCCCCATTGCCGTTTTCATACCAATCGAAGTCACCACACCAATTCCATTTCCCCTCGTGACCATCGTCCCCATAAATGCCATGTTTTCCAAGTCCCCGAGACTCATATTTTCACCATTTACAGGGTTTGTGGATTTGGTGACGGGTAAAGACTCCCCGGTCAGGGCGGATTCTTCTATTTCAAGATTATTCGCTTCAATGAGACGTACATCCGCCCCGATCCGGTCTCCACTTGCAAAGCGGATGACATCCCCAATGATGACATCCTTAGAAACGATTTTCACCCACTTACCGTCCCTTAACACTGAAACCTGTGGCGCAGAGAGCTCCTTTAAAGCTTGAAGCGACCTCTCGGCTTTCCGCTCCTGGAAAAAGCCTAAAAAGCCGTTAATGAACACAATGGCAATGATGGCGATGGCATCGATGTATTCACCGAGTAAACCTGAAATGAGCGTGGCTGCCAATAACACGAGAACCATGAAGTCCTTGAACTGACTGAAAAACAACAATAAAGCTGATTGCTTCTCAGCTTCTTCTAATTGATTGTACCCAAATTGTTTCCGTCTGATTGCAACCTCTTCTGTTGAAAGCCCTTCTTGATAATTGGTATTTAATGACTGCTCTATGTCCTCTTGTCTCATCTCATGAAATTTCATGCAACCATGTCACTCTCCTCCTACGATACGAAAAGTTGTCCTTCTCATAGCATTCTTATTCAGACTCGTCCTAAAAAATGATATGATTTAAGTATGTTTTGCATTTTCCCTTTCAGGGAGATAAAATCGGTTACATTTGATACACTTTTCACCACTCCCTGGTCGGATGAAATCAAACTATACTGAAATCGCATGAAGCAGAGGATGTTATATATGTCATTTGATGGATTATTCACAAGAAACATGACGAAAGAATTGAATGAAAACTTAATACACGGACGCATTAACAAAATACATCAACCTTATAAAAATGAAATCATCCTGGTTATCCGGGCAAATGGAAAGAACCATAAAGTGCTCTTATCCGCTCACCCAAGTTACTCACGTGTTCAATTGACTGCTGAGAATTATGACAACCCCTCGGTTCCACCGATGTTTTGTATGCTCTTGCGGAAACATCTTGAAGGGTCGATCATCGAAGGGATCAGTCAGATCGGATTGGATCGGATGATTGTATTTGAAGTGAAGGGCAGAAACGAGATCGGGGATATATCTTATAAACAACTGATCGTTGAAATAATGGGCCGTCACAGTAATATCATCCTGGTCGATAAAGAACGAAATATGATTCTTGACAGCATCAAGCATATTTCACCAAGCATGAACACCCATCGTACTGTATTGCCTGGCCATACCTACGTGTTGCCGCCTCAACAGGATAAAATCGATCCACTTGAAGCAGAAACAGTAGATGTATTACGCGCCCTTGATTTCAATTCGGGTAAGCTTGATAAACAGATTGTCCAATCCTTCGCCGGTATCTCACCGCTTTACGCGAAGGAAGTCGTACACCGTGCAGGGATCGGCAGCGGGGCAGCCATTGCCGAGTCATTCCTATCATTGATTGCTCATGCAAAAAACTTTGATATAGCGCCGACCCTGATCACAGCAGATAAGGAAACATTCTACTGGATGGACCTTCAACATCTTGGGGGTGAAAAACAAACATTCCCTTCCTTGAGTGAACTGCTCGACCGTTTCTTTTATCAGAAGGCTTCACGTGATCGAGTCAAGCAACAAGGAAATGACCTCGAGCGGTTCATTCGAAATGAAAGGGATAAGAACATCAACAAAATAACGAAACTGGAGCGAACGCTTGACGATGCCCAACAGGCTGACCGCTATCAGCTGCTCGGTGAACTTCTTACTTCGAATCTATATGCCGTGGAACGTGGGATGACGGAGGTGAGCGTAGTCAATTATTATGACGAAAACGGGGAAAGTATCACGATTCCATTAAATCCTCAAAAGTCGCCTTCGGATAATGCACAGAATTATTTTTCACGTTATCAAAAAGCGAAGAATGCCATAAAGATCGTCCATGAACAAATTGAAAAAGCACAGGAAGAGATCGTGTATCTCGAACAATTACTGCAACAATTAGAATCTGCTTCAACGAAAGATGTGGAGGAAATCAGGGAGGAACTCGAAGAAGAGGGTTACCTGAAGGTCCGCAAGCAAACCAAAAAGAAAAAGGCCAATATGAAGCCCGTCCTGGAACAATACACGTCAACTGACGGAACAAAGATCCTGGTCGGTAAAAACAATAAACAAAACGACTACTTGACCAACCGGGTTGCAGGAAGAGATGAAGTCTGGCTTCATACGAAGGATATTCCAGGTTCTCACGTTGTCATCAAGAGTTCCAACCCAACTGATGAAACGATCAAGGAAGCTGCCAATATTGCCGCATACTTCAGTAAAGCCCGTGAATCCAGCTCCGTACCCGTTGATTTCACCGAAGTCAAACAGGTCAAGAAACCTAAAGGTGCCAAACCCGGATTCGTCATATATGAAGGACAGCAAACCGTATACGTGACACCGGATCTCGATTTGGTCCGATCGTTGAAAGATTGATATACCAAAGATGCACTTTCATCCAGTAATGATTCCACCGGATGAAAGTGTTTTTATTTGGAAGAATGACAAAAAGCAACTCAAAAACCGAGTTGCTTTCCCCTTTACATCCCCCAGCTCTCAGGGTCTTTTCTCCAAAGCTTCAATTGTTCCCATTCACTTTCACGGATGATCTCATTTTGGACCGCTACCTCAAGTAAGCTTGAATAATCAGAGAGGGCATAGGATGTAATGTTTTGTTCTTCAAGCATTCTTTTCCCTTTTTCCAATTCATATGTGAAGATCGCAACCACCCCTAATACGTCACATCCCGCTTCTCTTAAGGCGTCAACCGCAGTTATACAGCTGCCCCCCGTGGAGATCAGATCTTCAACGACGACAACCTTTTGTCCCGGTGCCGCGATCCCCTCAATCTGCTTTCCTTTTCCATGGGCTTTAGGCTTTGACCGGACATAACACATGGGAAGATTTAATTTCTCGCTCACCCACGCGGCATGTGGAATTCCCGCCGTCGCTGTTCCTGCGATGACTTCCGCTTCCGGAAAGTGCTTTCGGATCAACTCGGACAGTCCTGTTGAGATGCTGTCCCGCACTGAAGGATACGACAGGGTCAGTCGATTATCACAATAAATCGGTGACTTTATGCCGGATGACCAAGTAAATGGCTCCGTCGGGTTTAAAAATACGGCTTCGATGTCGAGTAGTTTCTTTGCGATTTCATGTTTCATTCTTTGCCCTCCCATTCATGTACGATCCGTTCATAAGCAAGGACCGGATTCGCAGCACCTGTAATGCTTCTTCCAACGACGATGTAGGAAGAACCCAATTCTTTCGCCATTTGCGGTGTAGTGACTCTTTTTTGATCTCCAATGTGATCTTCTGCTAACCTGATCCCGGGAGTGACCCTTATAAAGTCATTCCCGCAATGGTCCTTTATCAGACGGGCTTCGTGGGGTGAACATACCACTCCGTCAAGTCCCGCATGCTTTGCAAGAGTGGCATAATGCAGGACGGACTCATTGATGGTCGTGTGGATAAGCTGTTCTTCTTGCATCTGTTCTTCCGTTGTCGAGGTCAGTTGTGTGACGGCGATCAGATTTGGGCGCTTATGATTGGCAGGGGTTCCGGCATAAAGACCCTCCAGCGCCTTCTCCATCATCATGCTGCCGCCTGCAGCATGGACGTTGACTAGCTCCAAATCGAACCCTGCAAGTCCTTTCATGGCTCCGTAAACTGTATGAGGGATATCATGAAGCTTCAGGTCCAGGAAAATCCGATGATTTTTATTTAAAATCTTCTCGATGATCGCCGGACCATTTTGAAGGTACAACTCCATACCGACTTTCACATTCAGACTTTCTGAAAATTGTTCCAGGAAGGTTGAAGTCATCTCCCATGTCGGGAAATCAAGTGCTATGAACGGTGCTCGATTCATGTTTCCCCCAGCTCCTTCCGGTTAATTCGGATATATGTTCGACCCCGAGCTCCTCAAGTAGAGGCGGTAACTCATTGATGATTCGCTGACATACGAATGGATCAACGAAATTCGCCGTCCCGACTGCGATGGCACTGGCTCCTGCATAGAAGTATTCAATCACATCTTCAGCTGATTGTATTCCCCCCATCCCGATAATCGGGAGATCCACCTGCTGGCTCACTTCATAGATCATCCTGATGGCAACCGGTTTGATGGCTGGGCCGGATAATCCGCCGGTTTTGTTCGCAAGAACCGGCTTGCCCGTCTTCATATCCAGTCTCATCCCGAGGAGGGTATTGATCATGGTCAGGCCATCCGCCCCTCCTGCCTCAACAGCCTTGGCCATGTCGACGATATTGGAGACATTAGGAGATAATTTCACATATAGCGGGACCTGTGAGACTTCTTTAACCTTTTCAGTCAATTCCTTAGCCACTTCAGGGATGGTCCCAAAAGCGATTCCTCCCGTTTTGACATTGGGACAGGAGATATTGAGTTCAAGTGCCGTTACGTTTTCAGCGGAAGAAATGACCCTTGCCACTTCCACATAATCTTCCACTTGGGAACCAGCCACGTTTGCAATGATCGGTACATCAAATTGTGAAAGCCATGGAAGTTCGTTTTCCATCACACCTTTGAGTCCGGGGTTTTGTAACCCGATTGCATTCAGCATACCCCCGTTTGTTTCAGCAACTCTTGGAGTAGGATTTCCAAAGCGTGCCTCTTCCGTCGTCGCTTTGATCATGATCGCTCCAAGCTCGCTCAAATCATAAAACTGACTATATTCACGACCGAAACCAAAGCAGCCTGATGCCGGCATGACCGGGTTTTTTAAAGACAAGCCTGGCAATTCGATTTGTAATGATTTCATAAAAGCACCGCCCCTGCTGGAAATACCGGTCCGTCACTGCAAACCTTTACGTAACTCGACCCTTCAGGATCATCCTGTTTATGACATACGCAGGCGAAACAAGCCCCGATTCCGCATCCCATCCGCTCTTCTAATGAGATGAAACCATGTTTGCCCTCCAATTGCCTTTCAAGAGCTTTCAGCATGGGTGTCGGTCCACAGGAATAAAACACATCAAAGTCCGGCTTCTCTTCAGAGATGACATCTGTTACAAATCCAGCACTACCAAGGGAGCCGTCGACAGTGGCAACATATGTGAGCCCAAGTTCCCCGAACTTATTTTCATAAAAGCTGACTGATTCATTTTGAAAACCAAGAATGTGCTTCACTTCCCAACCGTTTTCTACAAGCTTCCTGGAAAGACCGTAGAGGGGAGGAACGCCAATCCCTCCACCTATTAACAGTGCGGTCTTACGTTGGCCTTCCACGGAGAAACCATTACCTAAAGGTCCTAACACGTCGACCCTTTCACTACGATCCACCAGGGAAAGGAGTCGTGTCCCTTTCCCTTCAGCCCGGTAGATCAGGGTCATGGTATGTTGTTCAGGGTCGTGGGAGGCGATGGA
The DNA window shown above is from Rossellomorea vietnamensis and carries:
- the pyrF gene encoding orotidine-5'-phosphate decarboxylase → MNRAPFIALDFPTWEMTSTFLEQFSESLNVKVGMELYLQNGPAIIEKILNKNHRIFLDLKLHDIPHTVYGAMKGLAGFDLELVNVHAAGGSMMMEKALEGLYAGTPANHKRPNLIAVTQLTSTTEEQMQEEQLIHTTINESVLHYATLAKHAGLDGVVCSPHEARLIKDHCGNDFIRVTPGIRLAEDHIGDQKRVTTPQMAKELGSSYIVVGRSITGAANPVLAYERIVHEWEGKE
- a CDS encoding calcium-translocating P-type ATPase, SERCA-type; its protein translation is MKFHEMRQEDIEQSLNTNYQEGLSTEEVAIRRKQFGYNQLEEAEKQSALLLFFSQFKDFMVLVLLAATLISGLLGEYIDAIAIIAIVFINGFLGFFQERKAERSLQALKELSAPQVSVLRDGKWVKIVSKDVIIGDVIRFASGDRIGADVRLIEANNLEIEESALTGESLPVTKSTNPVNGENMSLGDLENMAFMGTMVTRGNGIGVVTSIGMKTAMGQIADMIQNAETMTTPLQRRLEELGKILITVALVLTGLVVGIGVIQGHDMYTMFLAGVSLAVAAIPEGLPAIVTVALSLGVQRMIKKKAIVRKLPAVETLGCASVICSDKTGTLTQNKMTVTHLWSGGRTWTVTGTGYEPDGQFYTGEKRVTPHSENALQQLLTFGMLCNHAELVTREKTFIVDGDPTEGALLVAGLKAGLSRESLQKKFTIVKEFPFDSTRKMMSIIVVDQNGKHFSVTKGAPDVLVGKSESILWEGRLQPKSPEVTEKVEGAISEMSSNALRNIAIAYKPIKERAVEALVEEDVEEGVTFIGLQGMIDPPRPEVKQAVKECRAAGIKTVMITGDHVLTAKAIAKQLGILKNKDRVMDGKELNAMEVHELEEIVDEVSVFARVSPEHKLKIVKALQNRGHVVAMTGDGVNDAPAIKSSDIGVAMGITGTDVSKESSSLVLLDDNFATIKSAIQEGRNIYENIRKFIRYLLASNVGEILVMLFAMILALPLPLVPIQILWVNLVTDGLPAMALGLDKPEDDVMRRKPRHPKEGVFARGLGWKVVSRGFLIGGATLLAFMLSYKTHPDHLAYAQTVAFATLVMAQLIHVFDCRSEVSVFSRNPFGNMYLVFAVLSSLILMLLVIYIPSLQPIFHTVPIVLKDWLLIIGLSSVPTFLLAGSFFARKKQ
- a CDS encoding dihydroorotate dehydrogenase electron transfer subunit gives rise to the protein MIVNENMVVLSHERIAENIYELVLQGNLVDEIKAPGQFVHVKVGKGIDPLLRRPISIASHDPEQHTMTLIYRAEGKGTRLLSLVDRSERVDVLGPLGNGFSVEGQRKTALLIGGGIGVPPLYGLSRKLVENGWEVKHILGFQNESVSFYENKFGELGLTYVATVDGSLGSAGFVTDVISEEKPDFDVFYSCGPTPMLKALERQLEGKHGFISLEERMGCGIGACFACVCHKQDDPEGSSYVKVCSDGPVFPAGAVLL
- the pyrE gene encoding orotate phosphoribosyltransferase — protein: MKHEIAKKLLDIEAVFLNPTEPFTWSSGIKSPIYCDNRLTLSYPSVRDSISTGLSELIRKHFPEAEVIAGTATAGIPHAAWVSEKLNLPMCYVRSKPKAHGKGKQIEGIAAPGQKVVVVEDLISTGGSCITAVDALREAGCDVLGVVAIFTYELEKGKRMLEEQNITSYALSDYSSLLEVAVQNEIIRESEWEQLKLWRKDPESWGM
- a CDS encoding dihydroorotate dehydrogenase, producing MKSLQIELPGLSLKNPVMPASGCFGFGREYSQFYDLSELGAIMIKATTEEARFGNPTPRVAETNGGMLNAIGLQNPGLKGVMENELPWLSQFDVPIIANVAGSQVEDYVEVARVISSAENVTALELNISCPNVKTGGIAFGTIPEVAKELTEKVKEVSQVPLYVKLSPNVSNIVDMAKAVEAGGADGLTMINTLLGMRLDMKTGKPVLANKTGGLSGPAIKPVAIRMIYEVSQQVDLPIIGMGGIQSAEDVIEYFYAGASAIAVGTANFVDPFVCQRIINELPPLLEELGVEHISELTGRSWGKHESSTVHST
- a CDS encoding Rqc2 family fibronectin-binding protein — encoded protein: MSFDGLFTRNMTKELNENLIHGRINKIHQPYKNEIILVIRANGKNHKVLLSAHPSYSRVQLTAENYDNPSVPPMFCMLLRKHLEGSIIEGISQIGLDRMIVFEVKGRNEIGDISYKQLIVEIMGRHSNIILVDKERNMILDSIKHISPSMNTHRTVLPGHTYVLPPQQDKIDPLEAETVDVLRALDFNSGKLDKQIVQSFAGISPLYAKEVVHRAGIGSGAAIAESFLSLIAHAKNFDIAPTLITADKETFYWMDLQHLGGEKQTFPSLSELLDRFFYQKASRDRVKQQGNDLERFIRNERDKNINKITKLERTLDDAQQADRYQLLGELLTSNLYAVERGMTEVSVVNYYDENGESITIPLNPQKSPSDNAQNYFSRYQKAKNAIKIVHEQIEKAQEEIVYLEQLLQQLESASTKDVEEIREELEEEGYLKVRKQTKKKKANMKPVLEQYTSTDGTKILVGKNNKQNDYLTNRVAGRDEVWLHTKDIPGSHVVIKSSNPTDETIKEAANIAAYFSKARESSSVPVDFTEVKQVKKPKGAKPGFVIYEGQQTVYVTPDLDLVRSLKD